One part of the Thermococcus radiotolerans genome encodes these proteins:
- a CDS encoding ribbon-helix-helix domain-containing protein, which produces MAEEKKYTTVSIPKPLYDKIKVRIEGTGFTSVSDYVTYVLREVLASLEEEEKEEVFTEEEEEKVKERLRALGYLD; this is translated from the coding sequence ATGGCTGAGGAGAAGAAATACACCACCGTCTCCATACCCAAACCCCTCTACGACAAGATTAAGGTCAGGATAGAGGGCACTGGATTCACTTCGGTTTCGGACTACGTCACCTACGTCCTCCGCGAGGTTCTGGCGAGCCTCGAAGAGGAGGAGAAGGAGGAAGTCTTCACCGAGGAGGAGGAAGAGAAGGTCAAGGAGAGGCTTCGCGCCCTCGGTTACCTTGACTGA